GGGCTTTGCGGTCCCAGTCCAGCAGGTCATCGGCATTGTAAGAGTTTTCCAGGCTCAGCATGGGTACCAGGTGCTGTACAGTTGGGAAGGCTTTGTTAAGGCCCAGGGCAACGCGCTGTGTGGGGGAGTCCGGGCTTATACGGTCCGGATGAACCGTTTCCAGCTGTTTTAACCAGGCAAAGAGTTGATCATATTCATAATCGCTCAGCACCGGCTCGCTCTGTACATAATAGCGCCAGTCATTGTAGAGTATGACACGACGGAGGTTTTCCAGAGTTTCATCAATGGCGGAGGGGCTTTCTTTTTTTTGCAATTGAGCTAACAGTTGCTTCGCTAATTGCGCTAAAGTGATTTCTATTTCTTTCGTATACATATATTTTTACTATCGGCTTGTAAATTTAAAATACTTTCTGAACTATTTCTAAAATGGTTGATTTCCTTTACTGTATTAGGTTTCGGTGCATTTTGGTACTATTTACACTTATTAATTTTAAGAAAAAGATGAGCAAAAAGTTTTTTATTAACAAAAAATTAATTAAGATTGTGTAACGAAACGAAAGCAACTGAAAGACGGATACAAAAATTGTAGATTGATAAGGAACAAGTGAAAGGTTGAATATTTAACTGGCCTATGTGCTCCTTAAAGAAATCTATCAACGAAGTGAAAAACGACCAAAATTAGTTTAAAGCCATTTATAAATTTCACGTAAGCCTTTATAAATTCCAAGAGTTTGCCTTTGTAAATTCCACAAGGCCTTTATAAATTCCAGCCTTTATGAATTCCACGAAAGCTATTAAAGCTATTTTGTAGATTCCACGTACAATATTTAGTAATTCCACGTCAATGAAATCTGGCAAGTGAGTATTGCTGATTTTGTGTGATACTTCCCCTGCATAAAAGGATTTATGCAGGGGAATTTTTTTAAAACTACCCCTCACATCTTTTGCCGAAAGCAATTGCTTACATATTTCTTCTATACTGCCCACCCACTTCATACAATGCATGCGTGATCTGTCCCAGTGAACAATACTTCACCGTCTCCATCAACTCGGAAAAAATATTCCCATTCTCAATAACCACCTTTTGTAATTTTTTCAATGCTTCAACACTGTCCGATGCATGCCGCTGATGAAAAGCCTCCAATGTATGTATCTGAAAATCCTTCTCCTCTTTCGTACTCCTGATCACTTCCGAAGGAATGATCGTAGGGGATCCCTTTGCATTCAAAAACGTATTCACCCCAATAATTGGATATGCGCCACTATGCTTCAACGATTCATAATGCAAACTCTCTTCCTGTATCTTATTCCGCTGATACATCCGTTCCATCGCTCCCAATACCCCACCTCTCTCTGTAATCCTGTTGAACTCCGCCATCACTGCCTCTTCCACCAGGTCTGTGAGTTCTTCAATAAAGAAAGAACCCTGTATGGGATTCTCATTTTTAGCAGTCCCTAATTCTCTGTTGATGATCAGCTGTATCGCCATTGCTCTTCGCACACTCTCTTCTGTAGGCGTAGTAATCGCTTCATCGTACGCATTTGTATGCAGTGAATTACAATTATCATAAATCGCATACAACGCCTGCAGCGTAGTACGGATATCATTGAAATCTATTTCCTGCGCATGCAGACTCCGTCCTGACGTTTGTATATGATACTTCAGTTTTTGTGAACGATCATTTCCCTTATACTTATATTTAATGGCCTTGGCCCATATGCGCCTTGCCACACGCCCGATCACCGCATACTCCGGGTCCATTCCATTACTAAAGAAGAACGATAGGTTCGGTGCAAAATCATTGATCTTCATACCCCTGCTCAGGTAATACTCCACATATGTAAACCCATTCGCGAGTGTAAACGCCAGTTGTGTGATGGGATTTGCACCAGCCTCCGCGATATGATAGCCAGATATACTCACTGCATAAAAATTCCTCACCTTTTCCTGTATGAAATACTGCTGTACATCACCCATCAACTTCAACGCAAACTCAGTAGAGAAGATACAGGTATTCTGTGCCTGGTCTTCTTTAAGTATATCTGCCTGCACGGTGCCTCTCACAGCACTCAGCGCCTTTGCTTTTATATTGGCATAAACATCGGCAGGCAATACTTTGTCGCCGGAAATACCCAGTAGCTTTAATCCCAATCCATTATTTCCTTCAGGCAATTCGCCGGCATACTTTGGTCCGTCCTTCACATCTACCTGGATGCCTTGTTCCGCCATATACTTTTCACACTCCTGATCAATCGCCGCATTCATAAAAAACGCCAGCAGGATGGGAGCGGGGCCATTTATGGTCATAGATACAGACGTCATGGGATCGCACAGGTCAAAGCCGCTATAAAGTTTCTTCGCATCATCCACTGTTGCTATGCTCACACCTGAATTTCCCACTTTGCCATAAATATCCGGTCTGAAACCCGGATCTTCCCCATACAATGTGACACTGTCAAATGCTGTACTCAGGCGCCTTGCCGGCTGACCTGCAGATACATAATGGAACCTTTTATTCGTACGTTCAGGTCCTCCTTCTCCTGCAAACATGCGGGTAGGATCTTCACCTTCTCTCTTCATCGGAAATACCCCTGCAGCATAAGGGAATGCCCCCGGTATATTTTCTGTGAGTAACCAGCGCAACTGATCGCCCCAATCCTTGTAGGTAGGCAGACTGATTCTGGGAATGCGTAAACCGGCAAGACTTTCTGTAAAGAGTGGGAGGTTGATGGTCTTCTCTCTTACCGTGAATGAATAGTGATCTCCCTTATATTGTTGTTGTAAAGCAGGCCATTCTTCCAATAACTGACTACAATCAGGATGTAGTTCTTTTTTCAACTGATCTGCGATGTTTTGCAGTTGTTGTTGTAAGTGCGGTTGTTTTAGCAGACCGATACTACCATTCAGCTGATACAGTTTAGTGGCAATGGTACATTGTTCTTTTACCCAATTGTTATATTCTTCCAGCGAAGTCACAATTTCGGCTAGGTAGCGTGCCCGCGAAGGAGGGATGATCTGTGTGCGGGTAGCAGGTTGATGACCGTCATCTTTTGTAGCAGGCAATTTCAATGCTGTCAACAGTTTTTGAAACAACTGGTTGATACCTGTATCATTGAACTGTGAAGCAATCGTACCCACAATAGGCAAATCACTATCCAAAGCGTTCCACAGCTGGTGTGCTCTTTTATATTGCCGCTTTACATCCTGCAAAGCATCGAGTGCACCGGCTTTATCGAATTTATTGATCGCAATCACATCCGCATAATCCAGCATGTTAATCTTTTCAAGCTGGCTGGCAGCACCGTATTCAGGTGTCATTACATAGAGCGATACATCGCAGTGATCGATGATAGCTGTATCATTCTGCCCGATACCTGAAGTTTCAAGAATGATGAGGTCAAAACGGGCCAGCCGGCAGATGTCGATTGCTTCCTGAATATGTGCGCTGATGGCCTTGTCGCTATCGCGGGTGGCCAGGGATCGCATATAGGCCCTGGGGTGATGGATGGCATTCATGCGGATACGATCTCCCAGCAAGGCGCCACCCGTCTTCTTTTTAGACGGATCTACAGATATAACAGCAATGGTTTTGTCTGTAAATGCGTGTAGAAAACGACGTACCAATTCGTCAGTTACACTACTTTTGCCTGCACCACCAGTACCTGTGATACCCAGTACCATACTACCTTTTATAGGTTTAGGCAGTGACAGCTGATCACTTTCGGCAGCAGTGATCGCTGCTGCAATGAGGTGATTGTTTTGTTCCGGTAGTTGGGCTAGTTCACCATTTAGTTGTTGTAAAGTCGTGAAGTTACATTGCCGGATCACATCGGCGATCATGCCTTCCAGACCCATTTGCCGGCCATCGTCTGGTGAGTAGAGGCGTGTGATGCCATAGGCATGTAATTCTTCGATTTCGGAAGGCAGAATAGTACCACCGCCGCCTCCGAATATTTTGATATGTCCGCAGCCTCTTTCGTGCAGCAGGTCATAGATATATTTAAAGAATTCGACATGTCCGCCCTGGTAAGAAGTGATGGCTATGCCCTGGGCATCTTCCTGTATGGCACAGTCCACAATTTCGGCAGCGGAGCGGTTGTGGCCCAGGTGAATCACTTCGGCCCCCTGTGATTGCATGATCCTGCGCATGATATTGATCGCAGCATCATGGCCGTCAAAGAGAGCTGCTGCTGTAACTATTCGAATTTTATGTACTGGAGTATCAGTCATTTTGCTTTGGTGTTTAACAATAGTGTGGTATCGTGGAATACTGCTATGTAATTTGCAAATTACAGATTACTTAATATTCCCGTATTTTTTTATTTTACACTCATTATTCACGTTTATTGACTTGCATTTCCACAAAAAGCGCAAATCGTAATTGAAAACTTATAACAGAAATGGTGGCAAGAAGAGACTTTATCAGGAACAGCAGTTTGCTGGCAGGCGCTATAGCGCTGGGATTTCCTAAGGCTGTATTCGCCCATGCAGGATACGTTTCCAAACGTCCTCCGCTGGCAGAACGTAAGTTCACTAGTCAGGCAGTAGAAAAAATGATCGCAACCATCAAGAAAGAAGTTGCAGATCCGAAGCTGGGCTGGCTGTTCGAGAACTGTTTTCCAAATACCCTGGACACCACTGTAGTTCACAAGGTAGAAAACGGTCGTCCCGATACCTTTGTATTGACAGGAGATATCCACGCGATGTGGTTACGTGACTCGACTGCCCAGGTATGGCCTTACCTGGAGCTGGTAAATGAAGATGAAAAGCTGAAACAGCTGATCGCGGGTGTGGTGAACAGGCAAACAAAATGCGTGATCATCGATCCTTATGCAAATGCGTTCAACGAGGGGCCTACCGGTTCGGAGTGGGATAGTGACCTGACTGAAATGAAGCCTGAACTGCATGAAAGAAAATGGGAAATTGACTCTCTGTGTTATACTGTAAGACTGGCATACAACTATTGGAAGAAAACCAATGACGCCAGCGTACTGGACGATACCCACAAAAAAGCGGCTAAACTGATCGTGAAAACTTTCAAGGAGCAGCAGCGTAAAGATGGTCCTGGTCCTTACCATTTTCAGCGTAATACACCGAAGCAGTCTGATACTGTAGCCAACAGTGGTTATGGAAGTCCGATCCTGCCAGTAGGTTTGATTGCATCTATGTTCCGTCCATCTGATGATGCGACTGTGTTCCCTTTCCTGATCCCTTCCAACATGTTTGCAGTAGTATCTCTGCACCAGTTGTCCGAAATCAGTGAAGTGGTGTACAAAGATGCAGCCTTTGCTAAAGAATGTAAAGATCTGGCAGAAGAGGTAGATCGTGCAATCAAGGCGTATGCGATTGTAGAGCATCCATCTCTGGGTAAGATGTATGGTTTTGAAGTAGATGGTTTTGGTAACCGTTTGTTCCTGGACGATACAAATGTACCAAGCCTGTTGTCCATCCCTTACCTGGGTTATACTACTGCTGATGATCCGTTGTATCAGACAGCGCGCCACTTTGTATGGAGCCCTTTCCATTGCTGGTTCTACAAGGGTAAATACGGCGAGGGTGTAGGTAGCCCGCACACCGGAGTAGACAAGATCTGGCCAATGAGTATAATAATGAAGGCGTTGACCAGCAGCGATAAGGAAGAAATTGCCGGCTGTCTGAAAACCCTGCGTAATACTGATGGTGAAACCGGGTTTATACATGAATCTTATCATAAAGACAATCCTTCAGACTATACCCGTCCATGGTTTGCATGGGTGAATACACTGTTCGGTGAGCTGATTGTGAAAATTCACAGTGAGTATCCTGAACTGCTGAAGCGCAATTATGCGTGATAGCCTGTTTTCTTAAGTATTTGCAAAAAATCGCTTTTGCCATTGGCGGAAGCGATTTTTTGCTTTTATTACAGCCGTTAAATGATAAAACATGGCCCCTATTGCTATTTATGAAGAACAGATGGATCATTACAAGGCGGAACTGGCGAAGTTCAGGCGTCAGTTGAGTCTTCTGGGATATTTGCGTTTATTCAGTTTTCTGATCATGTTGTTCTTTGGCTACCTGTTTTTCCGGGATGCTTTTGCACCAATCTGGTTATTGCCTATTGTGCTCATGCTGGTTGTATTTGCTGGTGCGCTGGTATTCTATACGCGGATACAGGACAGGCAAACGCTGGCAAAGACCTTGCTGCATTTGAATGAGAAGGAATATCACCTGGCCACTACAGGGAATTCAACTTTTTATGACGGGGCCTTTTTTGTGGATGAAACGCATCCTTATACAGGAGATCTCGATGTGTTCGGACATTCTTCATTATATAGTCATATGAATCGTGCGGGTACTTTGACAGGAGCTGCCGTGCTGGCGCAATTTTTAAAAGAGCCATGGCTGGGTGTAGAGAAGACGAAAGAAAGACAGGAGGTTGTGAAGGAGCTGGTGCCCAGGCTACAATTCAGGCAGTTGCTCACAGCGCAGGGGCAGCTGGCAGGGGAGAAGAGTGATGACCAGCATGAGCTGAGATTGTGGCTGGATATGCCGATCCGGTTTATTAACAACCAGTTTGTACAGATCATGAGATGGGTAAGCCCTGTCCTCAGCCTGGCGGCCATCGTGTATTGTGGCATTACT
This Chitinophaga sancti DNA region includes the following protein-coding sequences:
- a CDS encoding methylmalonyl-CoA mutase family protein translates to MTDTPVHKIRIVTAAALFDGHDAAINIMRRIMQSQGAEVIHLGHNRSAAEIVDCAIQEDAQGIAITSYQGGHVEFFKYIYDLLHERGCGHIKIFGGGGGTILPSEIEELHAYGITRLYSPDDGRQMGLEGMIADVIRQCNFTTLQQLNGELAQLPEQNNHLIAAAITAAESDQLSLPKPIKGSMVLGITGTGGAGKSSVTDELVRRFLHAFTDKTIAVISVDPSKKKTGGALLGDRIRMNAIHHPRAYMRSLATRDSDKAISAHIQEAIDICRLARFDLIILETSGIGQNDTAIIDHCDVSLYVMTPEYGAASQLEKINMLDYADVIAINKFDKAGALDALQDVKRQYKRAHQLWNALDSDLPIVGTIASQFNDTGINQLFQKLLTALKLPATKDDGHQPATRTQIIPPSRARYLAEIVTSLEEYNNWVKEQCTIATKLYQLNGSIGLLKQPHLQQQLQNIADQLKKELHPDCSQLLEEWPALQQQYKGDHYSFTVREKTINLPLFTESLAGLRIPRISLPTYKDWGDQLRWLLTENIPGAFPYAAGVFPMKREGEDPTRMFAGEGGPERTNKRFHYVSAGQPARRLSTAFDSVTLYGEDPGFRPDIYGKVGNSGVSIATVDDAKKLYSGFDLCDPMTSVSMTINGPAPILLAFFMNAAIDQECEKYMAEQGIQVDVKDGPKYAGELPEGNNGLGLKLLGISGDKVLPADVYANIKAKALSAVRGTVQADILKEDQAQNTCIFSTEFALKLMGDVQQYFIQEKVRNFYAVSISGYHIAEAGANPITQLAFTLANGFTYVEYYLSRGMKINDFAPNLSFFFSNGMDPEYAVIGRVARRIWAKAIKYKYKGNDRSQKLKYHIQTSGRSLHAQEIDFNDIRTTLQALYAIYDNCNSLHTNAYDEAITTPTEESVRRAMAIQLIINRELGTAKNENPIQGSFFIEELTDLVEEAVMAEFNRITERGGVLGAMERMYQRNKIQEESLHYESLKHSGAYPIIGVNTFLNAKGSPTIIPSEVIRSTKEEKDFQIHTLEAFHQRHASDSVEALKKLQKVVIENGNIFSELMETVKYCSLGQITHALYEVGGQYRRNM
- a CDS encoding glycoside hydrolase family 125 protein; translated protein: MVARRDFIRNSSLLAGAIALGFPKAVFAHAGYVSKRPPLAERKFTSQAVEKMIATIKKEVADPKLGWLFENCFPNTLDTTVVHKVENGRPDTFVLTGDIHAMWLRDSTAQVWPYLELVNEDEKLKQLIAGVVNRQTKCVIIDPYANAFNEGPTGSEWDSDLTEMKPELHERKWEIDSLCYTVRLAYNYWKKTNDASVLDDTHKKAAKLIVKTFKEQQRKDGPGPYHFQRNTPKQSDTVANSGYGSPILPVGLIASMFRPSDDATVFPFLIPSNMFAVVSLHQLSEISEVVYKDAAFAKECKDLAEEVDRAIKAYAIVEHPSLGKMYGFEVDGFGNRLFLDDTNVPSLLSIPYLGYTTADDPLYQTARHFVWSPFHCWFYKGKYGEGVGSPHTGVDKIWPMSIIMKALTSSDKEEIAGCLKTLRNTDGETGFIHESYHKDNPSDYTRPWFAWVNTLFGELIVKIHSEYPELLKRNYA